In a single window of the Pseudogemmatithrix spongiicola genome:
- a CDS encoding COX15/CtaA family protein, whose amino-acid sequence MHEHIAVRRWLMACIVSVFFAVVIGGITRLTESGLSITEWKPVAGVFPPMNEAAWDDALRKFQQIPQAQTTHAGITMAQFKWIYWWEWFHRIAARAVGLVFAIPFLYFVAKGTMPQRYAMRLAWLPLLTLAQGVLGWYMVSSGLEVRTEVSAYRLAAHLTLALTILVIALWTWADLDPRREEVRAEAPWRWAVLGVVSLLAITVVSGAFVAGLRGGKVFNEFPLMGGQVVPPGYQALVGWWTNAFENPVAAQFHHRVLATLTGILSLVLAWRARPEILGEYGATAVRWFGMAIAVQFGLGIVTLLMAVPVALGVLHQFVGTLALTLGVLAVHAVWVPLRHEPAAAAG is encoded by the coding sequence ATGCACGAGCACATCGCGGTCCGACGCTGGCTCATGGCCTGCATCGTGTCGGTGTTCTTCGCCGTCGTGATCGGCGGCATCACCCGCCTCACCGAGAGCGGGCTCTCCATCACCGAGTGGAAGCCGGTGGCCGGCGTGTTCCCGCCGATGAACGAGGCCGCCTGGGACGACGCGCTGCGGAAGTTCCAGCAGATCCCGCAGGCGCAGACCACGCACGCCGGCATCACGATGGCGCAGTTCAAGTGGATCTACTGGTGGGAATGGTTCCATCGCATCGCCGCGCGCGCCGTGGGATTGGTCTTCGCGATTCCCTTCCTGTACTTCGTCGCCAAGGGCACGATGCCGCAACGCTACGCGATGCGACTGGCGTGGCTGCCGCTCCTGACCTTGGCCCAAGGGGTGCTCGGTTGGTACATGGTGAGCAGTGGCCTCGAGGTGCGCACCGAGGTGAGCGCGTATCGGCTCGCCGCGCACCTCACGCTCGCGCTGACGATCCTCGTCATCGCCCTCTGGACCTGGGCGGACCTCGATCCCAGGCGTGAGGAAGTGCGCGCCGAGGCGCCGTGGCGCTGGGCGGTGCTCGGCGTCGTGAGCTTGCTGGCGATCACCGTGGTGTCCGGCGCGTTCGTCGCCGGCCTGCGCGGCGGCAAGGTGTTCAACGAGTTTCCGCTGATGGGCGGCCAGGTCGTGCCGCCGGGCTACCAGGCGCTGGTCGGCTGGTGGACGAACGCGTTCGAGAATCCCGTCGCGGCGCAGTTCCACCATCGCGTGTTGGCCACGCTCACGGGGATTCTCAGTCTCGTGCTCGCTTGGCGCGCGCGGCCGGAGATCCTCGGGGAGTACGGCGCGACCGCCGTGCGCTGGTTCGGCATGGCGATCGCCGTGCAGTTCGGGCTCGGCATCGTCACGCTGCTGATGGCGGTGCCCGTCGCGCTCGGCGTGCTGCACCAGTTCGTCGGCACGCTGGCCCTCACGCTGGGCGTGCTCGCGGTGCACGCGGTGTGGGTGCCGCTGCGGCACGAACCCGC